In Arachis hypogaea cultivar Tifrunner chromosome 17, arahy.Tifrunner.gnm2.J5K5, whole genome shotgun sequence, a single window of DNA contains:
- the LOC112767254 gene encoding O-fucosyltransferase 7, producing MCYCSDGRSNEHRKAANSAQPPLTVMQLPRRVAVPFAILRRLLIATGSFLAVTTLLFVHVQVPSSSSSSSSDSHRNYFTDKFPAFRDPQRWTREQAPPYLSKATFAASKLNDSRWDSDYEKLWKPPPNHGFLPCTKPTPNYRTYPESRGYLLVHTNGGLNQMRTGICDMVVVARIINATLVIPELDKKSFWQDNSNFSDIFDEEWFINSLANDVKIIKKLPKNLVHATKMVIQFKSWSGMDYYENEIASMWDFYKVIRASKTDSRLANNKLPSDIQKLRCRTCFEALRFSPRIEQMGKILVERMRSFGPYIALHLRYEKDMLAFSGCTHDLSTAEAEELRIIREHTAYWKRKHIDPIEERLKGLCPLTPKEVGIFLTALGYPSSTPIYIAAGEIYGGESHMAELRSRYPLLMSKEKLASVEELEPFSIHASQMAALDYIVSVESDVFVHSYPGNMARAVEGHRRFLGRGRSISPDRKALVRLFDKLANGKMTEGINLSNKIIDLHQKRQGLLRKRKGPISGTKGLDRFRSEEAFYSNPLPDCICQTPTPTANASHVVR from the exons ATGTGTTATTGTAGCGATGGCCGTTCAAATGAACACAGAAAAGCCGCAAACTCTGCACAACCGCCACTAACGGTGATGCAACTGCCGAGGCGCGTGGCGGTTCCATTTGCCATCCTGAGGAGGTTACTAATTGCCACCGGATCCTTCTTAGCGGTTACCACTCTCTTATTCGTCCATGTTCAagttccatcttcttcttcttcgtcttcctcTGACTCTCATCGTAACTACTTCACTGACAAGTTTCCCGCG TTTCGTGATCCGCAAAGATGGACGAGAGAGCAAGCGCCGCCGTATTTATCCAAGGCTACATTTGCTGCTTCCAAG TTGAATGATTCAAGATGGGATTCAGATTATGAGAAACTGTGGAAACCTCCACCAAATCATGGCTTTCTGCCCTGCACTAAGCCTACTCCTAATTATAGAA CTTATCCCGAATCGCGAGGTTACCTTTTAGTTCATACAAATGGAGGTCTCAACCAAATGCGTACCGGG ATATGTGATATGGTAGTTGTAGCTCGCATCATAAACGCCACTCTTGTAATTCCGGAACTTGACAAGAAATCATTTTGGCAGGACAATAG CAATTTCTCTGATATCTTTGATGAAGAGTGGTTCATTAATTCTTTAGCTAATGATGTAAAAATCATTAAGAAGCTACCTAAAAATCTAGTTCATGCCACCAAAATGGTGATCCAATTCAAAAGCTGGTCTGGAATGGATTACTATGAGAATGAGATTGCTTCCATGTGGGATTTTTACAAA GTTATTCGAGCTTCCAAAACTGATTCTCGGTTGGCAAATAACAAACTACCTTCGGATATTCAGAAGCTTCGTTGCCGAACTTGTTTTGAAGCTCTTCGTTTCTCTCCTCGAATTGAACAAATGGGGAAG ATTTTGGTGGAGAGGATGAGATCATTTGGTCCTTATATCGCGTTACATTTACGCTATGAGAAGGATATGCTTGCATTCAGTGGTTGCACACATGATTTATCTACAGCCGAAGCGGAAGAGTTAAGGATTATCAG AGAGCACACTGCATATTGGAAGAGGAAGCACATTGATCCCATTGAAGAGAGGTTAAAAGGACTTTGCCccttaactccaaaagaagttgGGATTTTTCTTACTGCTCTAGGATATCCTTCAAGTACTCCAATATACATTGCTGCTGGGGAAATATATGGGGGTGAGTCGCATATGGCTGAACTGCGATCGCGGTATCCATTGTTAATGAGCAAG GAAAAGCTTGCTTCTGTTGAGGAGCTTGAACCCTTTTCCATCCATGCATCTCAAATGGCTGCTCTTGACTATATTGTATCGGTCGAAAGTGATGTTTTTGTACACTCTTACCCGGGAAACATGGCCAGGGCTGTCGAAGGTCATCGTCGATTTCTCGGCCGTGGAAGGTCAATTTCTCCAGATAG GAAAGCCCTTGTTCGTCTCTTTGATAAACTAGCTAATGGAAAAATGACTGAGGGGATAAATCtatcaaataaaattattgatCTTCATCAAAAAAG GCAAGGCTTGTTAAGGAAGAGGAAAGGGCCCATTTCAGGAACAAAAGGGTTGGACAGGTTTCGATCTGAAGAAGCATTTTATTCGAATCCTTTACCTGATTGTATATGTCAAACACCAACACCAACTGCAAATGCTTCTCACGTTGTTAGGTAG